Part of the Ammospiza caudacuta isolate bAmmCau1 chromosome 3, bAmmCau1.pri, whole genome shotgun sequence genome, CTTTCATGTTATTCATATTAACTCTGATAAAAATTGTCTTTATTTGGATAAAGAAGTTGaatgaatttttgttttgtaggTCTCTTCTCAAGAATCTGGGACCAAACCATTGACCTTCACATTCATACCATCCATTGGACAGCTTCCAACTCATTTTGAGGTTGTGGATATCTCTAAGTTCCTTGTGACAATTCCAGAGGAACCAAAGGATCTGAGCAACCAAAAAATTGTAAATAAGGTAGATTTTTGTTTGCATTACTTTTTCCACTTCTTCgaaagataaagaaaattttattctgAGCATTGCTGAACTGAAGCCCTTTCCCTTGAGTGGTTCCTTGGCTTGTGCTTGGTTTAATTACCCAGATGTGGAATCATTGTGCAAGACAAGGCGAGTGTCTGCTCAATAGCTTGCTTTGCCTTTGCCAGACTTTATATTGGAAGGAAACCCTTGATCATCTCAATTCTGTGCTCTGTCAGTCATGCAGTGGCAGAGGGGGATTCCTTCTTAATCTTCATGACAGCAAGAGTGGTGTGCAAGGAGTGTTATTACATGGAAATGGACCAGGAGTTGTTCATTGGATCCTGGTTTCAGCAAATGCCAGTGCTGTGGCTTCCAGAAAGGTGCCAATTCCTTTCATAGCTGCATAGTAACGCATCAAAGTGGAAGCAAGCTTTTGATTTTTGGAAACTTTTTCCTGTGATTTCCTGCAACAGTGAAGCCAGCAGTGCAGCATTCCTGGCTCTCCTTCTTTTAGTCAAGcctttgtttgtttctttcctgcCTCACAACAGTTAATGTGTTATTTTATTCCATGCTGCTTGGAAGGCTACCACAATCCTCAGGTTACTATTAGTGCTTTTGGCAATTCTGCTTTTGTGTAACAGCTCTTTCCCTGGGACATTGCTGGGGCTGCAGTTCTGGGTGCTTTTCCATGTAATAAACTTTTCGGAGGAGTTCACAGCCCTCTGACCTGAACATATTCCAGCATTTCAGTGACCTATCTCTTGAAAAGGGGTTAGGTCTGGGCAAAGGGTGGATGTATTTGTAGAGACATTCACTGGAATATTATCCCCAGGTGGTTTAATGAATTAGTTACATTTACAGCTGCTCAGTATTGGTTTTGTTGTAAGTAATGCCCAGAGTAAAGCAGCATCAGGTCATCCTGTGTTTCTCTTCCCCATGTGTTTCTCTGTAGACAGAGGAACCCTTTTTGGCCGTTGATGCAATAGTGAGGCTTTCATAGCACAGATTAGTCCCTCTTCTAAAATGTCTAGAACCTGAACAATGTTTTGACAACCAACATCAGATAATTAAAATAACACTGTCAAACTCATAGTGCTGCTATCCCCCTTTGTGGTCCAATATTTTTTCTAAGAACTGAATTCCAGGActcatggagctgccagtgAAGCGGAAATTTGTAATTACTGTGTTCCTCAAGCAGCACTCAAATATGAGCCCCATCTGGAGGCTTCCTCTTGCAGTACACAATATGTCCATTCATTTACCTGATTCCTCCTCTGACAGAAACATGATTTACAAAGCAGTTTCGATACTGAATGCCTTAGTGATATGTGTGTCATGTGTGTAGTCTGCACTATTCCTGCTTTCGTCCGAAGCATGCTTGAGAAGTGACATACTGGATGTGGAAATTGCAGCAAATATGAGGAACAATTGTGGTCTGTGCTGCGAGGCTTGAACATACAGCAAAGCTCTCTGACCTCTGAGTCTTTGAAGAATGCCTTGTCTTAAGGGCCTTTGTTCCTTCATTAATATGTATAGGTTTTGTCCCAGATTTGTCTGTcaggctgctctgaggagcATTGTCTGCTCTGTGGATGCGGTGGTCGGGGTGCCTTCCCACCGTGTCTGGTGTAGTGCGGTGTGACAGCTCACTGGGCTCGGctgcaccttccttcccagcccctgAGTTGGCCCAGTCTGGGGCCACCGCTGTCTCAGAGGCCCCTGTTGCTCTGtgagctgctgggaaggcagcCCCCACAGCACTGGCTGCGGGCTGGAAGCTGGgactccccagggaagtggcttCCGCTGTGCACTCATGCCTAAATTCTTCATTAGGCTACTGCACTTTTGGTAGTGCAGAGGCAGCCACTACCTAAAGCCAAAATTGCTTTACATTTTggggaacaaaaataaaatgcagttaattgggatttttttccttgtgtcttTTGCAGTTTGACACAGACTCTGATGACCTGGTCTTAAAGAGTGGGGCCAAACAAGGCTGTGTGTCCACTGTCTGTGCAGACAGCACCCGAACGGCTTTCCCGTCCCTGGGGTGTCATTCAAGCAGAGGAGAAATGCAGGAGAATGACCTTTTTAAGGCTGAGTTTATCCTGATTACGGACTCCGGTGATGAAGATGAAGTAGCTGCTGCCTCAAGCAATGTTCATCAGCCTTCCAATGGCTACAGTGCCGTCAGTGCTCAGCTGCTGACCGCATCCCACCTTTCCCCTGGCACcgaggcagggacacctcccggCAATGGGCACCTTGCAGGTGTCGCACTTTCCCACAGTACTACTGACCCACAAAAACATCAGGTAATGAGATCTTTAGAGATAACCTTTGCTTTCTAAAACTTTCAGGATATGAAGCCAGTTTGTGTAGCTGGTGGGTGAATTTGTTCTTAATTAACATTTTCATTGGCCATTTCTGTAAGGTTGGGACCTTAAGGAGGTGTCCCATCCCTTTTGACTTGCTGCCTCTCCAGCCTACCCATATGATTCTGGTGTGTGTGTGGAGCAGATGAGGCACATTTATTCTTTCCTTTAAAAGCAGCTCATCATGACAGCAAGTTAATCAGGAGATATTAGGTTCCTAGGTAGTCTAAATTGGGTAAGGTCCTTGAAATCAATGGAGCCTCGAGATCATTTGAATTTTTAGCATCAGACTTCTTAGACCTCgattattttttctcctcagcacGTCTTGCAGTCCTTTATGCAAGAGAAAGAAGCTGTGAAGTCCTATTATTCTGATTGCTGGTTGGTACACCTGACTTTGCACAGGTGTAAAGAACTAATGAAGATGAAATTTCTATTTTATGTGGACCTTTATGGGTGCATTTATCAACTTATTAAATTTTCAATTCTCCCTGGGGCATTTCcaaaaaaaagtctttgaaaCGTTTCATTTACAAAATACATCAATCCAAAGTACTGCATGAAAAGTTAATGTCTCCCCTCTTGGGAAGAACACTGATGTATATTGAAGGGTGTATATGCAGTGGAAAATTCCACTTTTAGCAAAATAGCAATGTCTGTGTCACATGAAATAAATTCAGGCACTTCCTTTGACCTTGACTGGGTTACCATCACTTGAAAATGCAATTCTTCATTgatgatttaaaaacaaatgttaaGCATGGCTActttgtttctgaaaatgaTTTCCAGATTTCCTATCTTGTGTTGAAATACTTTTGCCACtcaatttttcataaaaattcaGAGTCAATTTATGATAGAAGACATTGTGGATAAGAAATCCACTCTGGTTTGGGATTCACAGCAtatgaaatgtttatttcttctgAGAAACTCCCAGTAAAGCCAGTGAGATTTTTCCATGAGGAAGGTTAAAGTCATAGGTAAGCATACATAGAGGAAGCAGCCTGTAACAGAATACTTCTTCTGAGGAAATACAAATTTACTTTAGCAATGTTTGGGCTTACttgggtattttttaaaaaagcttctACAGAAACTGGGTAAATTTTAGAATACTATACAGAGGAGTTCCTATGTTGGATCTTTCTTAAGTTTCTGGTGACTTGAGAAGTAAAGAGGGGTTTAGCTGGTGAGGTTTAGCCGGAGAAGATAAAGATTGCACAGAACAAGAAATTAAGTCCAACTTTGCTAACTGTCCACCTGAACAGGAAGAGAGGCAGTATGTAATATGGGTAATTGCATATCATGTCATTATTCTTTAGTCCCAAATTTTCAAGACTGTACTTCCTCAGTCTTCATTATCTCAGCATCTTTAGCCATCTCTATGGGTTCataaaaaagctgtttttaCTAAGCTGCCTTTCACTGTTATTCTGGTTCTAAGATGTTTCCTTAGGCATCACTCTTTCTGACTTGTTATCTAATGAAGGATCATCAGTTCTGAAATGAGGGAAAAACTACAAAAAGATTAAAGATATGCATTGTTTATCTGTTGGTACATTTCCTTTTTACAAAGGATTCCATGTATGGGCTACTTTTTCAGTTCTTGGATTATAAGGGCAGTATCATGTCCTTTTTAAGAGTTATTGCATGTAACATTATGTTAACTTAAAAACATAATTAGACAATGAGTTTCCTGTCAGATGTGAAAAAAGCAAGGACCAGTATTGGGGACCATTGCATTGCAGAAGGGATCACACTAACTGACCCAGAGGGCTCATTTTGCTTAATACATTTCTGACTTTgtttaaacaaaatgaaaaaaggaaaacactaaaaaattggaaatttctGTTCTGTGAGACACAGAGGTCCTGACTGATGTGTTGGAAAATGCCACGCTATATTCAAGgcctgaaaaaaaataacctgTTATTCTGATCACATTTGGAACTTCTTGGTAATAGTTTAATGTTTATACATTGTGTTGGGGGTTCTTTTgcccccccccttttttttttttttttttttttttaatgttaaagaGGGTCTAGCCATACAAGAGAGTCAGACTGACTCCTGCCTTTGGGAATTTACCCTTTGGCTTGAGTGGGATGTCTGCTTCCCGAATGTCAGGCATGGGCTCAACTTGGAGAAATTTCTTGACTTGCTGTAGGGGGTCAGTAACTGGAGGGATTTTTAGTTATTTGAAGTCACTTATGTTTCTCAGTCCATTGAGTGCCATCTGGTTTGGCTTTTCCAGACAAATGAGTTGGGGTCCCTACAAACTCGTGCCATTGCTTGGACAATGCACCTTCCTTGTTGGGAGAAATTGGACTAAATAGCATTTATATCAATTGGGTCTTAGCTCACAGTCTGAATTACTGTGTTGTCTCTAGGGattttttcaggttttccaCAGTTTCTGGTGTTTCCTTCTGACTTTCTGGTTCTCAGGTTGCAGTCTTTGTAGgtgatttgtttttaatttttcctgtcTATAAGGAGATTCTACTGAGGTCAAAGGATGGTTAACTGGGCCCAGGATCAGGTCTAAATTGAAGACATGATTCACTCAGACATGACTTCTGCCTTTTGGGGTCTCAGTTTGCACACtctttgctttttcctgttTGACCAGCACATCTTTCAGGGTCTTGCTGGTATAACTAACCACATCTTTTGTGCCCTGCCAGAACAGTGTGACCTTACCAGAATGACCATTTGCCTTGTCTCCAGCTCAGTTCTGCCATTTAAAATGTGCTAAAGGTCTTCTAGGCAAGGCTCAATACTAGTATTATGTCCACTTTGAAAATTCTGGAATGATTACTACAAGGCATCAAGATCTTTTTCAAGTGCCTTTATCCCTTTGTGCTAGTGTAACCTTGCCACCTATTTCAGCTTTTCTCATACATTTTTGGGACACATATTGGGAGGTATtaaggagaagagaaaaggaCTTGCAGTTGAATCACAGAccaaagaagcaaaaatctACTTTGGTCACTCACTTCTTCTGCACTAATCCAATTCACCTACAGGAGGGTTTAATCCAGTAGAGAACCTGAACAGAAAAAATTCCACTGATTTAGGGAAGTTATTCTATCTcacctggcactgctgaggctgcagctgtaAAGCCATGCTCAGTTTGGTGGCCAGCAACCTTCAAATTCAAGAGAGATGTGAGGAAGGGAGTGGGGTCCGACACAAAGGTGTAAGCATGTCTGGGGCACAAGTGAGCtgaggctgaaggagctggcTTTGTTGACTCCCATCAAGAGACAGCCAAGGAGGCGTCTGggagctgcccagagccccttgcagggcagTTATGGACACGACAGAGCCAAACTTTCTCTGCAggggcaggtgaggcagcaATGGCTGCAAACCACAGCGTGGGTGATCCCATCTGGACCCCAGAGCAGCTTCCTCAGTGGGAGGTGgtgcagcactggcacaggctgcctgggGGAGCTGGAGCTCCATCAGAGCTCTGGggactgaggggacacaggcacagctgactgagccactgctgctggTGAGAGCCCTGCTTTGGCTAGGGGGCTGCACTGGATGACCTCTGGAAGTCGCTTCCAAGCCACTTTGATTATGATTCCCTGATCCTGTAAATGAGGTTCATCATCTATGGATGTGGTTATTAATACTGTGTTGCAATAGCAAAATCATTTCTGAATACTTGATTAATGGCTCAATTAGCTCAGCATGTGAATGTTCAGTGGTatttaaactggaaaaattCTGCAAAATGTCTTTATCTTACTTGCAGGAGCATATTTGTCATCTGCTACCATGAACATTTTTGTAGCTGATTATAAATCTTATTAAGTTTTTACTAATTGGAAGTCAGTGCACATCATATGATTTTATTATGAAGTTTCATATTTGTTCCTCACTTTCTTTTAATCTGTTGTCTTTGTAAGGGAAATTTATCCATTCTAGTTTGAAATACAGAGATTAAATACCCTAGCTCTGTTTTTGTAGTTGATTAACTTCCAGAATTCATTATTAAATTCAGGAAGCTGCTCCAAATTATCAGATTTATTACCACACTGCTTTTCAACttgttaaataattttatctttcaTGACATCTTTAATAATAGTTTTTCATAATGATTAAATGCTGGTAAATGATTTTCAATTTCCAgtatttttgcttcttcttcATTAGCAGCATTTTCAACAAGAGGCCTAATTTCTCAATTGAATAGAATATATATACAAGGATACAAACaacattaatttttatatcCAATATCTTCCCTGTGTACATCCATTGACTTTCCACTTTGAAATGTGACACCCTAACACATGTATAAAAACAGGACAAGTTAGTGTTGTAAAGGCATTTGGAGGTTTTGTGTTTATTCCTATAAATCAAAGCATTGACCTGGCTTTTCTGAAGTTACCTTATGCAGAAAGCATCTTTGGTTTAAAAGACTTGCTATTTGTATGGTATCATTTAGCAAGAAGAGCTCACTGATTTTAAGTTATAAGGGCTAATAGGGTTTTGAAGTGTGTGTTTAGCCCATATTTAGGCatatttttgcctttgaaagCTTTTAAATCTTCCTCTTCTGTTGCAGCTTCTTCCAGCATATGCTCTCACTTGAACATTagttttgttcttatttttgttttgtaatatatcaatactatattatataatCATAATCATCATAATTCATCTCTATTATGGGTAAGAcatatgtattaaaaatataattaataagCTGAGCCAAAGCCATGAGAAAGTAGTGTGTTGAAACTGAATCATATAATAATAGTCTTTCATGGAGCTGCATAATATTTTCAGGGTATTTAACAGCAGTTAAATAGGTGTTCTGATATTTACGTCAAGTTTGATGAAATTGGAGTCAATTTCCCTGCTTTGAAATTGCTCAGTCAAATGTTAGGTGACAATTTGTATCCTTTTGGTTTTACAGTTGACTTTAATCATGATTTCATACTGCTATGCTTTATTCATATTGTGCATACCTCAGTTTTTAATTTCAGCATTATAATAACTTGGAAGATTTTGAGAGAATTTCTTTCTTTAGAAGCATGAAACTGTATAACAGGTTGATAATATACTTGATGCTCTAATTAGTTTTGACAAATCCTAATTAGAATAGGCCCAAGAAAAAAGACACCCATGAAAGAGCTCATTACTGTTTTATTAGTGTATCGAAAGACTGTGGAGAAGGGGATAAGGACTCTCACATGCCTGCAAACTGTCAAATGCTCTGCTCTGTGAATGACAGGAGAAGTGAAAAGCAGACTGGATGTCTGATTTAAGTAGTTCCAAGCAAATTTCTCATTCTGATATCACAGTGCTGCAGAAGGGCAGTTTGGTTGTTTACTGAATGAGAAAAAGAACACTTGACTTGAATCCTGTTTTCAAAAAGGCTGCTTTCCAGTGAACTGGCAAAGTGAGATTGGGCACTATTGCAATTTTCTTACCTTCCATTGTGTTTGCATAATGTGGATGGCATCACATGATTCTGGACACTCATGGCACCACTGTCTTGGCTTCCacctaaaaggaaaaatactgtAGCCTTGAACCTGTTTACATCAACAAAACTGAAGTGTCATAAACCCAAAGTACCACATAGCTTGTCTGCCTTCAGTGACCTCCCCATAAGGACCTTATCCATCTATGGCCAAGCTTAAAACAGCCCTATGCTTTTAACCCACACAGCAGTACTAATGGCACCCTATACGCATGACCACAGGACTGAAATGTGAGGTGTTTAACAGTTCCACAAGTTCCATCTATTTtaacaattctttttttttttttttcctctccagttaATTTCTACTCTTTCCACCTCTGATCATCTTTCCTCTAAACCACCTGCTGTCCACTTAATTTCTCCAATTAATCAGAAAGTAGCGTGTGGTGCCGTGGTTAACATGAATCAAGCCTCTTCGCTGGAAGATTCCTGTAACAACTGGCAGTCAGCAACCAGGTTTTCTAAGCAAGAATCATCTCTCTACTTTCAGTCTGCTTCCCATAGCTCACCTCCCGCAATGTCTAAAATATCCTCTTCTGCATCAAAGAGTTGGTACTCCACTCCTCAATTGTATGATAACCTACAAACACCAAGTCTCTATAACCCTGACTGTGTTTGCAAAATGGGAGGCTTCACCACATCCTCTGTTCAGACAAAGAGTCCAAATATTTCCTCCAATCCTCCATGTTCAGCTGAAGTGCAAGGATCTTTAGCTCAGTCTATATCCCTGAGTTCTTCCAAAAAATTGAGAGCTCTGTCTCCTCTTCCTGTACATATAATAACACATTCATTATCTCCTAGCCCTAAACCTTTGTCTCCACCCTCTCTTTATGGGTCCTCTTCGACCATATGTAGTATAAATGAGCCTTGCGCACAAACGTTATCCAGAGGAAATTCAGCCAAGTCAGGAGTCAAATCCCCTCTGCCAACCAGACTGACTCTCTTAACTGCTATTCTGAGATCAGGCTCCTCTCAGCGGAGGCCGCTTTCTCCTGCTTCTTGTCCCACATTTTCCCCTAGCTCCCTTAGTTCCTCAACACTTGCAATAGATCAAAAGTTCAAAACAACTCCCCCAACCCCCAAGAAATCTCTTTCAAGCCCTCCTATAAGGCCAGATTCCCCCAGCAAAGAGGATTATTGGCTTTCAGGATGGGCTCAGCATCTGCCTTTACCTTCCAAGCCTCATCCCACCCCTCAAGCGAGGTCCCTTTCTCCTAAAAAGCCCCCTCCCGTTCAGTCGCTTTCTCCAGACTGCCGAAATTCTTTGTCATCCCCTCTCTCCTCCTATAGAAGATCAATTGCCTCTCCAGATTTGCAGTCTTCACTTCGTCCTCCTAGtgccccagctccctcttccATTGCATACCCCACCTCTCCTTCTCCAGAAGGGCTGGGCTGTTCTGCCTCCCGGTCCCGGGCACCTCAGAAGTCTCAGAGAG contains:
- the MLIP gene encoding muscular LMNA-interacting protein isoform X1, with the protein product MELGTHETKASGREALEEKQMVSSQESGTKPLTFTFIPSIGQLPTHFEVVDISKFLVTIPEEPKDLSNQKIVNKFDTDSDDLVLKSGAKQGCVSTVCADSTRTAFPSLGCHSSRGEMQENDLFKAEFILITDSGDEDEVAAASSNVHQPSNGYSAVSAQLLTASHLSPGTEAGTPPGNGHLAGVALSHSTTDPQKHQLISTLSTSDHLSSKPPAVHLISPINQKVACGAVVNMNQASSLEDSCNNWQSATRFSKQESSLYFQSASHSSPPAMSKISSSASKSWYSTPQLYDNLQTPSLYNPDCVCKMGGFTTSSVQTKSPNISSNPPCSAEVQGSLAQSISLSSSKKLRALSPLPVHIITHSLSPSPKPLSPPSLYGSSSTICSINEPCAQTLSRGNSAKSGVKSPLPTRLTLLTAILRSGSSQRRPLSPASCPTFSPSSLSSSTLAIDQKFKTTPPTPKKSLSSPPIRPDSPSKEDYWLSGWAQHLPLPSKPHPTPQARSLSPKKPPPVQSLSPDCRNSLSSPLSSYRRSIASPDLQSSLRPPSAPAPSSIAYPTSPSPEGLGCSASRSRAPQKSQRVHTYSPIFTCQSYPLLASTCPSGALSPPSERCSSPSPSFLHSPSRSRSDSSQTSVHEISACSPIPSGISKQWPLPRPHSTPLVPQTGSINSHPLQLNSSLVQENFRSNSSSPRPEHSATSSVLKCRSPISDKAPGTLPSRPRELTSPQSFSLPPGHENFKPKQYKIKTSYKAFAAIPTNTLLMEQKALEEPTKPASATEGTALDTHSEMCSPAQLRQQTEELCAVIDQVLQDPLTMRRCESSPSFLQMSTESDVGKMSTTLQRAAGRETRYANLYKSVPIVTESQLTKPGVIRPVLVKAKSAEQKEEPYQPNPFKKYLEEISDQNIEQPSLSMVPIPENEMLISKEVSNERGSV